A single window of Pseudomonadota bacterium DNA harbors:
- a CDS encoding gamma-glutamyltransferase: MTVPGAVRGWQALHERFGRLDLGTIYAPVIDHARRGVEIGPATAAWWTHAAAAVQAADIGALAAGFIRTFLPAGAAPTAGTRFRNPALASTYASLAARGFDDFYSGELGARLADYLAACGSPVDAADLAAASAEWVTPITTSYRGYDIYELPPNGQGLAVLQILNMLESLPLADCAPHSHDYWHAFIEAKKLAFEDRARFYADPAFSAVPIAALADKAYAAQRIASLGVRANQAPRPGAGAIAVGDTTYLTVADERGMMVSLIQSIFQGFGCGLTPPELGFALQCRGAGFTLEADRPNSYAPGKRPFHTIIPAFVMQGGEPYMAFGVMGGDVQPQGQVQVLVNHLDFGMDIQAAGAAPRMRHDGLNSPSQARESDGGVVFVEDGFAPALLAALEARGHELKPATHPVTHFMGGYQCIRRTSTGWQAASEPRFDGCALGY; this comes from the coding sequence ATGACCGTGCCCGGCGCGGTGCGCGGCTGGCAGGCGCTGCATGAACGTTTCGGACGTCTCGATCTCGGCACCATCTACGCCCCCGTCATCGACCATGCACGGCGCGGCGTGGAGATTGGCCCGGCCACCGCGGCGTGGTGGACGCATGCGGCGGCGGCGGTGCAGGCCGCCGACATCGGCGCGCTGGCGGCAGGCTTCATCCGCACCTTCCTGCCGGCGGGCGCCGCGCCGACGGCCGGCACGCGCTTTCGCAACCCGGCGCTGGCCTCGACCTATGCCAGCCTTGCCGCGCGCGGTTTCGATGATTTTTATAGCGGCGAACTCGGCGCACGGCTGGCCGACTATCTCGCCGCCTGCGGTTCACCGGTCGATGCCGCCGACCTTGCCGCTGCCAGCGCAGAGTGGGTGACACCCATCACCACCTCGTATCGCGGCTACGACATTTACGAACTGCCGCCCAATGGCCAGGGCCTCGCGGTGTTGCAGATCCTGAACATGCTGGAGAGCTTGCCGCTCGCCGACTGCGCGCCGCACAGCCACGATTACTGGCACGCCTTCATCGAAGCCAAGAAGCTCGCCTTCGAAGACCGCGCGCGTTTCTACGCTGACCCGGCCTTCAGCGCCGTGCCGATAGCCGCGCTCGCCGACAAGGCCTACGCCGCGCAGCGCATCGCGAGCCTGGGCGTGCGCGCCAACCAGGCGCCGCGGCCGGGCGCCGGCGCCATCGCGGTGGGCGACACCACCTATCTCACCGTGGCCGACGAACGCGGCATGATGGTGTCGCTGATCCAGAGCATCTTCCAGGGCTTCGGCTGCGGGCTCACGCCGCCGGAGCTCGGCTTCGCGCTGCAGTGTCGCGGCGCGGGTTTCACGCTCGAAGCGGACAGGCCGAACAGCTACGCGCCGGGCAAGCGTCCTTTCCACACCATCATCCCGGCGTTCGTAATGCAGGGCGGCGAGCCCTACATGGCGTTCGGCGTGATGGGCGGCGACGTGCAGCCGCAGGGCCAGGTGCAGGTGCTGGTCAATCACCTCGATTTCGGCATGGACATCCAGGCCGCCGGCGCCGCGCCGCGCATGCGTCACGACGGGCTCAACAGCCCGAGCCAGGCCCGCGAGTCCGACGGCGGCGTGGTGTTTGTCGAGGACGGTTTCGCGCCGGCGCTGTTGGCGGCGCTGGAAGCGCGCGGTCATGAGCTCAAGCCCGCCACCCATCCGGTCACGCACTTCATGGGCGGCTACCAGTGCATACGGCGCACTTCGACGGGCTGGCAAGCGGCCAGCGAACCACGCTTCGACGGTTGCGCTCTCGGCTATTGA
- a CDS encoding thioesterase family protein produces the protein MSQANIPTPYIGYSLVKPAWLDANGHMNVAHYVSAYDDGSCPMFDDFGLGWDYTHQGVGSMFMVSSSIDFRRELMAGDPLEMTTLLLGYDRRRIHIYQELYHREQRYLSAQAEFVFLHISFATRRASVMPEPSLQRLAEIAAVHGRVPRPPFVGRSIGLEWKPG, from the coding sequence ATGTCACAAGCGAACATCCCCACGCCCTACATCGGTTATTCCCTGGTCAAGCCCGCGTGGCTGGACGCCAATGGCCACATGAACGTTGCGCATTACGTGTCGGCCTACGACGACGGCAGCTGTCCGATGTTCGACGACTTCGGCCTCGGCTGGGATTACACCCACCAGGGCGTCGGTTCGATGTTCATGGTGAGCTCCAGCATCGATTTCCGGCGTGAACTGATGGCCGGCGACCCGCTGGAAATGACCACCCTGCTGCTCGGCTACGACCGACGCCGCATCCACATCTACCAGGAGCTCTATCACCGCGAGCAGCGCTACCTGTCCGCCCAGGCCGAGTTCGTGTTCCTGCATATCAGTTTCGCCACGCGCCGCGCGTCGGTGATGCCGGAGCCGTCGCTGCAACGCCTGGCCGAGATCGCGGCCGTGCATGGGCGCGTGCCGCGGCCGCCCTTCGTCGGCCGTTCCATCGGTCTCGAATGGAAGCCGGGCTGA
- a CDS encoding helix-turn-helix transcriptional regulator: MSQITMTLPELRFGALLRQWRTSRKLSQLELALESAVSQRHLSFLESGRARPSQQMVLQLAEVLEVPLRERNSLLTAAGFAPFYRERGLSERDMAPVQDALTRMLAHHDPYPAVVVDRDYDVLLENRGFTAMLGLFGEPAAVWAACCPDGRPNLLRLVFHNAGARPFIRNFDEVGPFMLQRLYRELAAAKNDKALAFIEELRKDPSIPAQWMTANASLGAAPPLVPLVMGHDTLELRLISMISTFGTPYDITTDEIRVETFFPEDAATEALFKQLAS; encoded by the coding sequence ATGTCGCAGATCACCATGACCTTGCCCGAACTCCGTTTTGGCGCGCTGCTGCGCCAATGGCGCACCAGCCGCAAGCTCAGCCAGCTCGAACTCGCGCTCGAGAGCGCGGTGTCCCAGCGCCACCTGAGTTTTCTCGAATCGGGCCGCGCGCGCCCCAGTCAACAGATGGTGCTGCAGCTGGCGGAAGTCCTGGAAGTGCCCTTGCGCGAGCGCAACAGCCTGCTCACGGCGGCCGGCTTCGCGCCCTTCTATCGCGAGCGCGGCCTGTCGGAACGCGACATGGCGCCGGTGCAGGATGCGCTGACGCGCATGCTCGCCCATCACGATCCCTATCCGGCGGTGGTGGTCGACAGGGATTACGACGTGTTGCTGGAGAATCGCGGCTTCACCGCCATGCTCGGCCTGTTCGGCGAGCCGGCCGCGGTGTGGGCGGCCTGCTGCCCCGACGGCCGCCCCAACCTCTTGCGCCTGGTGTTTCACAACGCGGGCGCACGGCCCTTCATCCGTAATTTCGACGAAGTCGGGCCGTTCATGTTGCAACGCCTGTACCGCGAACTCGCCGCCGCCAAGAACGACAAGGCGCTGGCCTTCATCGAGGAACTGCGCAAGGACCCGAGCATCCCCGCGCAGTGGATGACGGCCAACGCCTCGCTCGGCGCGGCGCCGCCGCTGGTACCGCTGGTGATGGGACACGACACGCTGGAACTGCGCCTGATCTCGATGATCTCGACCTTCGGCACGCCCTACGACATCACCACCGACGAGATCCGCGTCGAGACCTTTTTTCCCGAGGACGCCGCGACCGAGGCGCTGTTCAAACAGCTGGCCTCGTAG
- a CDS encoding gamma-glutamyltransferase, whose product MEAGLSADAPIVARHGAAATSQRLATQVAVDLLRAGGSAVDAALGANAMLSLIEPHMCGPGGDLFALVWEPGERRLHGLNASGRAARRLEPCRAARATGRRHHHPDPRRPFHDRARRGARLAGAA is encoded by the coding sequence ATGGAAGCCGGGCTGAGCGCCGACGCGCCCATCGTCGCGCGTCACGGCGCGGCCGCCACCAGTCAGCGCCTGGCGACGCAGGTCGCCGTCGATTTGTTGCGCGCCGGCGGCAGCGCGGTTGACGCCGCACTCGGCGCGAATGCGATGTTGAGTCTCATCGAGCCGCACATGTGCGGGCCGGGCGGCGACCTGTTCGCCCTGGTGTGGGAGCCCGGCGAACGCCGTCTGCATGGATTGAACGCCAGCGGTCGCGCCGCGCGGCGGCTTGAGCCTTGCAGAGCTGCGCGCGCGACTGGGCGACGCCACCACCATCCCGATCCACGGCGTCCATTCCATGACCGTGCCCGGCGCGGTGCGCGGCTGGCAGGCGCTGCATGA
- a CDS encoding NAD(P)-dependent oxidoreductase, producing MANVAFIGLGNMGYPMAGHLSNAGHAVTVFNRTAATAARWQSEYEGKLAASPALAARDAEFVFTCVGNDDDLRSVVRGAGGVLETLPAGSVLVDHTTTSAEVARELAGLCHARGAAFIDAPVSGGQAGAVNGVLTIMCGGNEHDFERARAVMSAYARASALVGRVGAGQMTKMVNQICIAGVLQGLAEGLNFGQCAGLDMNVVIEVIAKGAAQSWQMDNRAATMCRGEYDFGFAVDWMRKDLGIVLDEAARNGARVPVTALVDGYYAEVQKLGGRRWDTSSIIEALRKQ from the coding sequence ATGGCCAATGTCGCCTTCATCGGACTCGGCAACATGGGTTATCCCATGGCCGGTCACCTCAGCAACGCTGGCCACGCGGTGACGGTGTTCAATCGCACGGCCGCTACCGCCGCGCGCTGGCAGAGCGAGTACGAAGGCAAGCTCGCGGCCAGCCCGGCACTGGCGGCGCGCGACGCCGAGTTCGTATTCACCTGCGTCGGCAACGACGACGATCTGCGCAGCGTGGTGCGTGGCGCGGGCGGTGTGCTCGAGACCCTGCCTGCCGGCAGCGTGCTGGTCGACCACACGACCACCTCGGCGGAGGTGGCGCGCGAACTGGCGGGGCTGTGCCACGCACGCGGCGCGGCCTTCATCGACGCGCCGGTGTCGGGCGGCCAGGCCGGCGCCGTCAACGGCGTGCTGACCATCATGTGTGGCGGCAACGAGCATGATTTCGAACGGGCGCGCGCGGTGATGTCGGCCTATGCCCGGGCCTCGGCGCTGGTCGGCCGCGTTGGCGCCGGTCAAATGACCAAGATGGTCAACCAGATCTGCATCGCCGGCGTGCTGCAGGGGCTCGCCGAAGGGCTCAATTTCGGCCAGTGCGCGGGGCTCGACATGAATGTCGTCATCGAAGTCATCGCCAAGGGCGCGGCGCAGTCGTGGCAGATGGACAACCGCGCCGCCACCATGTGTCGCGGCGAATACGACTTCGGTTTCGCGGTGGACTGGATGCGCAAGGATCTCGGCATCGTGCTCGACGAGGCCGCTCGCAATGGCGCGCGCGTGCCGGTCACGGCGCTGGTGGATGGCTATTACGCCGAAGTGCAGAAGCTCGGCGGGCGACGCTGGGATACCTCCAGCATCATCGAGGCGCTGCGTAAACAGTAG
- the rimO gene encoding 30S ribosomal protein S12 methylthiotransferase RimO codes for MKAPPKIGFVSLGCPKALVDSERILTQLRVEGYAISPTYDDAALVVVNTCGFIDSAKQESLDAIGEALAENGKVIVTGCMGVDEHNIRNLHPAVLSVSGPQQYEAVLSAVHAHAPMTREHDPFTDLVPPQGIKLTPRHYAYLKISEGCNHKCSFCIIPSMRGALVSRPIGEVMDEAERLVAAGVKELLVISQDTSAYGSDLRYRTGFWQGKPLKTSFQALCAALKELGVWVRLHYVYPYPHVDEVLPLMSESGLLPYLDVPFQHASPRILKLMRRPAAAEKTLERVQAWRRAQPDITLRSTFIVGFPGETDEDFEALLDFLREAELDRVGCFQYSAVAGAAANALAGAVPEELKLERWERFMETQAEISAARLARKIGREMTVLVDDIEGELALARSSADAPEIDGLVRIDGAAHLEPGQQVRVRIIDSDDYDLDAELVD; via the coding sequence ATGAAAGCACCTCCCAAGATCGGTTTCGTCAGCCTCGGCTGTCCCAAGGCCCTGGTCGATTCCGAGCGCATCCTCACGCAGTTGCGCGTCGAGGGCTATGCCATCTCGCCGACCTATGACGACGCCGCGCTGGTGGTGGTCAACACCTGTGGCTTCATCGACAGCGCCAAGCAGGAATCCCTCGACGCCATCGGCGAAGCGCTGGCCGAGAACGGCAAGGTCATCGTCACCGGCTGCATGGGCGTCGACGAGCACAACATCCGCAACCTGCATCCGGCAGTGCTGAGCGTCAGCGGTCCGCAGCAATACGAGGCGGTGCTGTCGGCCGTGCACGCCCACGCGCCGATGACGCGGGAGCATGATCCCTTCACCGACCTGGTGCCGCCGCAGGGCATCAAGCTTACCCCGCGTCACTATGCCTACTTGAAGATCTCCGAAGGCTGCAACCACAAGTGCAGTTTCTGCATCATCCCCAGCATGCGCGGCGCGCTGGTCAGCCGGCCGATAGGCGAGGTGATGGACGAAGCCGAGCGCCTGGTGGCGGCGGGGGTCAAGGAACTCTTGGTGATCTCGCAGGACACCAGCGCCTACGGCTCGGACCTGCGCTATCGCACCGGTTTCTGGCAGGGCAAGCCATTGAAGACCAGCTTCCAGGCGCTGTGCGCGGCGCTCAAGGAACTCGGCGTGTGGGTGCGCCTGCACTACGTCTATCCCTATCCGCACGTCGACGAAGTGCTGCCGCTGATGAGCGAGAGCGGCCTGCTGCCTTATCTCGACGTACCTTTTCAGCACGCCAGTCCACGCATTCTGAAACTCATGCGCCGGCCGGCGGCCGCCGAGAAGACATTGGAACGCGTGCAGGCCTGGCGGCGCGCGCAGCCCGACATCACCCTGCGCAGCACTTTCATCGTCGGCTTTCCCGGCGAGACCGACGAGGACTTCGAAGCGCTGCTCGACTTCCTGCGCGAAGCCGAGCTCGATCGCGTGGGCTGCTTCCAGTATTCGGCGGTGGCGGGCGCGGCGGCCAACGCGCTGGCGGGCGCGGTGCCGGAAGAGTTGAAACTCGAACGCTGGGAGCGCTTCATGGAAACCCAGGCCGAGATCAGCGCCGCGCGTCTCGCGCGCAAGATTGGTCGCGAAATGACCGTGCTGGTCGATGACATCGAAGGCGAGCTGGCGCTGGCGCGCAGCAGCGCCGACGCGCCGGAAATCGATGGCCTGGTGCGCATCGACGGCGCCGCCCATCTCGAGCCGGGCCAGCAGGTGCGCGTGCGCATCATCGACTCTGACGACTACGATCTCGACGCCGAACTTGTGGACTGA
- a CDS encoding alpha/beta hydrolase, with translation MQEPDFQYLDSNGITLRTVVAGEGPLVILLHGWPQCWYLWRHQIAPLAAAGYRVAVPDQRGYGGSSKPLDVRAYNIRELAADVAGIARALGHEQFNLIGHDWGCMVAWNTALLHADTCRSVMGLSVPFWRPTAATLNPPGLDDRFWYIRYFQQQGVAEAELEKDLPASLMKLYYGLAADSPFGAWMKQLEFPRGAGLLDTLPTPTRLPAWLSDEDFAYYLAQYRRSGFRGPNNWYRNMLYNNAITPELDKARFKQPAAFVAGSEDDVLLYDPNWRESFPKDFDDLRFLDIIEGAGHWLQVEKPAETTAQMLRFLREVEPR, from the coding sequence ATGCAAGAACCCGATTTCCAGTATCTCGACAGCAATGGCATCACCTTGCGCACCGTGGTGGCGGGCGAAGGCCCGCTGGTCATCCTGCTGCATGGCTGGCCGCAGTGCTGGTACCTGTGGCGTCACCAGATAGCGCCGCTGGCCGCGGCCGGCTACCGCGTGGCGGTGCCCGATCAGCGCGGCTACGGCGGCAGCAGCAAGCCGCTCGACGTGCGCGCCTACAACATCCGCGAACTGGCGGCCGACGTCGCCGGCATCGCACGCGCGCTCGGCCATGAACAATTCAATCTCATCGGCCACGACTGGGGCTGCATGGTGGCGTGGAACACCGCGCTGCTGCATGCCGACACCTGTCGCTCGGTGATGGGCCTGTCGGTGCCGTTCTGGCGACCGACTGCCGCGACGCTCAACCCGCCGGGCCTGGACGATCGCTTCTGGTACATCCGCTACTTCCAGCAGCAGGGCGTGGCCGAGGCCGAGCTCGAAAAGGATCTGCCCGCCAGCCTCATGAAGCTCTACTACGGCCTGGCCGCCGACTCGCCCTTCGGCGCGTGGATGAAGCAGCTCGAATTCCCACGCGGCGCCGGCCTGCTCGACACCCTGCCCACGCCCACGCGGCTGCCGGCGTGGTTGAGCGACGAAGATTTCGCCTACTACCTCGCGCAATACCGGCGCAGCGGCTTTCGCGGTCCCAACAACTGGTACCGCAACATGCTCTACAACAACGCCATCACGCCGGAACTCGACAAGGCGCGCTTCAAGCAGCCGGCGGCGTTCGTCGCCGGCTCCGAGGACGACGTGCTGCTCTACGATCCGAACTGGCGCGAATCGTTTCCGAAAGATTTCGACGATCTGCGCTTCCTTGACATCATCGAAGGTGCGGGGCACTGGCTGCAGGTCGAGAAACCCGCCGAGACCACCGCGCAGATGCTGCGTTTCCTGCGCGAGGTCGAGCCGCGCTGA
- a CDS encoding DUF2834 domain-containing protein — protein MTIKPVLVFCILLPFSLLSAYAMWEVGYIGIFTSSFDNWGTVQVLCDLVVVCLLAIIWMINDARSRGLNAWPYVVVTVLAGSFGPLFYLLKRGAASHA, from the coding sequence ATGACCATCAAACCTGTTCTCGTCTTTTGCATACTCTTGCCTTTCAGCCTGCTGTCCGCCTACGCAATGTGGGAAGTGGGCTACATCGGTATCTTCACCTCGAGCTTCGACAACTGGGGCACCGTGCAGGTGCTGTGCGATCTCGTCGTCGTGTGCCTGCTGGCGATAATCTGGATGATCAACGATGCGCGTAGTCGCGGCCTCAATGCCTGGCCCTACGTGGTGGTGACGGTACTGGCCGGGTCCTTTGGGCCGTTGTTCTACCTCTTGAAGCGAGGCGCGGCGAGCCACGCGTGA
- a CDS encoding aminotransferase class III-fold pyridoxal phosphate-dependent enzyme, whose protein sequence is MRSEAVSIQPGSMAARDLESMLHPQTHLGQHAKTGPMMLKRAEGVYMYDDQGKQYLEGLAGLWCTSLGYGNEELARAAYDQIKELSYAQLFSSKSHEVGVMLAEKIKALVPLHKSKVFFGNSGSDANDTQIKLVWYYNNVIGRPQKKKIIGRVKGYHGITLASGSLTGLPMSHKGFDLPLAGGRFLHTDLPHHWRNAQPGESEEQFSSRLADNLEQLILKEGPDTVAAFIAEPVMGAGGVIVPPRTYFEKIQAVLAKYDVLFIDDEVICGFGRTGQPFGADTYHIKPDSISLAKALTSAYQPLSAVVVKDEIYDAILKASDEMGPFGHGFTYSGHPVACAVGLKTLEIYERDKIFEHAASLAPQFQARLARYADHPLVGEVRGVGLVGAVELVANRHTKAAFEPAGKVGAECLKNCQDNGLICRAIGDVMAFCPPLIITSAQVDELFDKFDKAMAQTLEWANGQGLLAA, encoded by the coding sequence ATGAGGAGTGAGGCCGTGAGCATACAACCCGGAAGCATGGCAGCGAGGGATCTCGAATCCATGCTGCACCCGCAGACCCACCTGGGCCAGCATGCCAAGACCGGTCCGATGATGCTGAAGCGCGCCGAGGGCGTGTACATGTACGACGACCAGGGCAAGCAGTACCTGGAAGGCCTGGCCGGCCTGTGGTGCACCTCGCTCGGCTACGGCAACGAGGAACTGGCGCGCGCCGCCTATGACCAGATCAAGGAACTGTCCTACGCGCAGCTGTTCTCCAGCAAAAGCCATGAAGTAGGCGTGATGCTGGCGGAGAAGATCAAGGCGCTGGTGCCGCTGCACAAGTCGAAAGTGTTCTTCGGCAATTCGGGCTCGGATGCCAACGACACCCAGATCAAGCTGGTGTGGTACTACAACAATGTCATCGGGCGCCCGCAGAAAAAGAAAATCATCGGGCGCGTGAAGGGCTATCACGGTATCACGCTCGCCTCGGGCAGCCTCACCGGCCTGCCGATGTCACACAAGGGTTTCGATCTGCCGCTGGCCGGCGGACGCTTCCTGCATACCGATCTGCCGCACCACTGGCGCAATGCACAGCCGGGCGAAAGCGAAGAGCAGTTCTCCTCGCGCCTGGCGGACAACCTCGAACAGCTCATCTTGAAGGAAGGGCCGGACACCGTGGCCGCCTTCATCGCCGAACCGGTGATGGGCGCGGGTGGCGTCATCGTGCCGCCGCGTACCTACTTCGAGAAGATCCAGGCGGTGCTCGCCAAGTACGACGTGCTGTTCATCGACGACGAAGTGATCTGCGGCTTCGGCCGCACCGGCCAACCCTTCGGCGCCGACACCTACCACATCAAGCCCGACAGCATTTCGCTGGCCAAGGCGCTGACCTCCGCCTACCAGCCCTTGAGCGCGGTGGTGGTGAAGGATGAAATCTACGACGCGATCCTGAAAGCCTCGGATGAAATGGGGCCCTTCGGCCATGGTTTCACCTACAGCGGTCACCCGGTGGCCTGCGCCGTCGGCTTGAAGACCCTCGAGATCTACGAGCGTGACAAGATCTTCGAACATGCCGCGAGTCTCGCGCCGCAGTTCCAGGCGCGCCTCGCGCGTTACGCCGACCACCCACTGGTCGGCGAAGTGCGCGGCGTGGGCCTGGTCGGCGCGGTCGAGCTGGTGGCCAACCGCCACACCAAGGCGGCCTTCGAGCCGGCCGGCAAGGTCGGCGCGGAGTGCTTGAAGAACTGCCAGGACAACGGCCTCATCTGCCGCGCGATCGGCGACGTGATGGCGTTCTGCCCGCCGCTGATCATCACCTCGGCGCAGGTCGACGAGCTGTTCGACAAGTTCGACAAGGCCATGGCGCAGACCTTGGAATGGGCCAACGGCCAGGGCTTGCTCGCCGCCTGA
- a CDS encoding long-chain-fatty-acid--CoA ligase, with protein MSSSAWSWPPWAWVLRRRPGGSKPARAVTLAEHNNTKGERVFKLDEIRGLADVPRLQARSRGAAIAQIFEDRETTFSEFDRRTSQVAQGLIAAGLPAQTRIGFLGKNSDRYFELLFGAAKAENVLVGINWRLALPEIEYILNDAGCSTVFVGAEYYELMEQLAARNPGLARIIALDGGHPAWPAFDAWRDAHGAIDPLLTMHADSDVLQLYTSGTTGHPKGVRLTNGNYCALWQASEAARWGLFDAEQVTLTCMPVFHVAGCNMGVFALAQGSTNLILKDVDPHKILEFVPRYRVAYALFVPALILMLTQLPQSANTDFSSLRKLFYGASPINEDLLKTAQQLFACEFFGLYGLTETTGGGTCLMPEGHAAGKLRSCGTAYPGVDVKVIDGEGHDVATGTVGEIVIRHGIVMKGYWNRPEATAEAIRDGWFHTGDAGYLDDEGYLYIHDRVKDMVVSGGENVYPAEVENALFGYPAIADVAVIGVPDDRWGEAVKAVVVLKPGAEVAPDELIAYARERIAGFKVPKSVDFVSALPRNPSGKILRRELREPYWRGRARNVN; from the coding sequence ATGTCATCAAGCGCATGGTCCTGGCCTCCGTGGGCATGGGTTCTCCGCCGCCGGCCCGGCGGTTCAAAGCCGGCGCGAGCGGTTACACTGGCTGAGCATAACAATACAAAGGGGGAGCGCGTGTTCAAGCTCGACGAGATCCGAGGCCTGGCCGATGTGCCACGCCTGCAGGCGCGCAGCCGCGGCGCGGCCATTGCCCAGATATTCGAGGACCGCGAAACCACTTTCAGCGAATTCGACCGGCGCACCAGCCAGGTCGCGCAGGGACTCATCGCGGCCGGCCTGCCCGCGCAGACCCGCATCGGCTTCCTGGGCAAGAATTCCGACCGCTATTTCGAACTGCTGTTCGGCGCCGCCAAGGCCGAAAACGTGCTGGTCGGCATCAACTGGCGATTGGCCTTGCCGGAGATCGAATACATATTGAACGATGCCGGCTGCAGCACGGTGTTCGTCGGCGCCGAGTATTACGAGCTCATGGAACAGCTGGCGGCGCGCAACCCGGGCCTCGCACGCATCATCGCGCTCGATGGCGGCCATCCCGCCTGGCCGGCCTTCGACGCCTGGCGCGATGCCCATGGCGCCATCGATCCCTTGCTGACGATGCACGCCGATAGCGATGTTTTGCAGCTCTACACCAGCGGCACCACCGGCCACCCCAAGGGCGTGCGCCTGACCAACGGCAACTACTGCGCGCTGTGGCAAGCCTCGGAAGCCGCGCGCTGGGGCTTGTTCGACGCCGAACAGGTGACCCTGACCTGCATGCCGGTATTCCACGTCGCCGGTTGCAACATGGGCGTGTTCGCCCTCGCCCAGGGCAGCACCAATCTCATCCTGAAGGATGTCGACCCGCACAAGATTCTCGAATTCGTGCCGCGCTATCGCGTTGCCTATGCGCTGTTCGTGCCGGCGCTGATCCTGATGCTGACCCAGCTGCCGCAATCGGCGAACACCGATTTCTCGTCGCTGCGCAAATTGTTCTACGGCGCCTCGCCCATCAACGAAGACCTGTTGAAGACCGCGCAGCAGTTGTTCGCCTGCGAGTTCTTCGGCCTCTACGGTTTGACCGAGACCACCGGCGGCGGCACCTGCCTGATGCCCGAAGGCCATGCCGCCGGCAAGCTGCGTTCCTGCGGCACCGCCTACCCGGGCGTCGACGTCAAGGTCATCGACGGCGAAGGCCATGACGTCGCCACCGGCACGGTGGGCGAAATCGTGATCCGCCACGGCATCGTCATGAAAGGCTATTGGAACCGCCCGGAAGCGACCGCCGAAGCGATCCGCGATGGTTGGTTTCATACCGGCGATGCCGGCTATCTCGACGATGAAGGCTATCTGTACATCCACGACCGCGTGAAGGACATGGTGGTGTCCGGCGGCGAAAACGTCTACCCGGCGGAAGTCGAAAATGCCTTGTTCGGGTATCCGGCCATCGCCGACGTGGCGGTGATCGGCGTGCCCGACGATCGCTGGGGCGAAGCGGTCAAGGCGGTGGTGGTGTTGAAGCCGGGCGCCGAGGTCGCGCCCGATGAATTGATAGCTTATGCGCGCGAACGCATTGCCGGTTTCAAGGTGCCGAAGAGCGTGGATTTCGTCAGCGCCCTGCCGCGTAATCCATCCGGCAAGATCCTGCGCCGCGAATTGCGCGAGCCCTATTGGCGCGGGCGCGCGCGCAACGTCAATTAA
- the hspQ gene encoding heat shock protein HspQ: MATINRTAKFQIGQVVRHRLFPFRGVIFDVDPTFNNTEEWWLSIPEEMRPSKEQPYYHLLAENAETSYIAYVSEQNLLVDDSGKPVSHPDVPQYFGELRNGYYALKSRRAH, encoded by the coding sequence ATGGCCACCATCAATCGTACGGCGAAATTCCAGATCGGACAGGTGGTCCGCCATCGCCTGTTTCCGTTTCGCGGCGTGATCTTCGACGTCGACCCGACCTTCAACAATACCGAGGAATGGTGGTTGTCGATCCCCGAGGAAATGCGTCCGTCGAAAGAGCAGCCCTACTATCATCTGCTGGCCGAAAACGCCGAGACCAGCTACATCGCCTACGTGTCCGAGCAGAACCTGCTGGTCGATGACAGCGGCAAGCCCGTCTCTCATCCCGACGTGCCGCAGTACTTCGGTGAATTGCGCAACGGCTACTACGCCTTGAAGAGCCGTCGCGCGCATTGA